A part of Dethiosulfovibrio salsuginis genomic DNA contains:
- a CDS encoding uroporphyrinogen decarboxylase family protein — protein sequence MTADLSPLERLTRAIHLQEVDRPPCICPGGMMNMVVEDVMDLTKRPWPQAHLTGEAMAELASGHYPNGGFENYGVPFCMTVEAQSMGAPVSMGDRIHEPRVTSYVIDRSQDWDRLTPIDPSSGRALEVCRAISILKSRGTEVPVIANLTGPVSLATSLVDPAVFYKDIRKNPSHVEGLMNRVTEELIRFGRAQLEAGADVLTISDPSGTGEILGPKAFETFAIPYLNRILDSLAPLAKGTIVHICGRLKGVAHLLGDLHCDCISFDSISSARDIASHVEGKSLMGNVSTLAIETAAPGQLRLLCQSSLNQGIHVLAPACGIGAMTALDQVRTMVDVAKNNRRA from the coding sequence ATGACAGCTGATCTCTCCCCCCTGGAGCGGTTGACCAGGGCCATCCACCTTCAGGAGGTCGACCGTCCTCCCTGTATATGTCCTGGGGGCATGATGAACATGGTGGTCGAGGACGTGATGGACCTGACGAAGCGTCCCTGGCCCCAGGCCCACCTCACAGGGGAGGCCATGGCGGAGCTGGCGTCGGGCCACTATCCTAACGGAGGCTTCGAGAACTACGGTGTCCCTTTCTGTATGACGGTGGAGGCTCAGTCCATGGGTGCTCCCGTCTCCATGGGGGACCGTATCCACGAGCCAAGGGTGACCTCCTACGTCATAGACCGGTCTCAGGACTGGGATCGCCTCACACCTATAGACCCCTCCTCCGGCAGGGCCCTGGAGGTCTGTCGTGCCATATCCATACTTAAAAGCAGAGGGACGGAGGTCCCTGTGATAGCCAACCTGACCGGGCCGGTCAGCCTGGCGACGTCGCTGGTCGATCCGGCGGTGTTCTACAAGGACATCCGAAAGAACCCCTCCCACGTCGAGGGACTTATGAACCGGGTTACCGAGGAACTGATCCGCTTCGGCAGGGCCCAGCTCGAGGCTGGGGCCGATGTCCTCACCATATCGGACCCCAGCGGTACCGGGGAGATACTTGGGCCAAAGGCCTTTGAGACCTTCGCTATCCCATACCTTAACCGGATCCTCGATTCCCTGGCCCCCTTGGCGAAGGGAACCATCGTCCACATCTGCGGAAGACTTAAGGGAGTGGCCCACCTTCTGGGCGACCTGCACTGCGACTGTATCAGCTTCGACTCCATATCCTCAGCCAGGGATATAGCCAGCCACGTGGAGGGGAAATCCCTGATGGGGAACGTTAGTACCCTCGCCATAGAGACCGCCGCCCCGGGCCAGCTTCGGCTCCTCTGTCAGTCCAGCCTGAACCAGGGCATCCACGTCCTGGCCCCGGCCTGTGGGATAGGGGCGATGACCGCCCTCGACCAGGTCAGGACCATGGTCGACGTGGCTAAGAACAACAGGAGGGCCTGA